From the genome of Leptolyngbyaceae cyanobacterium:
TCAGAAATATGAAGAGTTTGGGCAATTTCTCGGTTGCTCGCACCAGTACCGATCAGCTTTAATATTTCTTGTTCTCGAGGAGTTAGTTCCGCCCAACCAGGAGGAGGGCTAGGAGCAGGCGGCGGAATTTGTGCAATAATCTTTTGCGCTAAACCCGGCCCCAAATGAGTATAACCTTTGTGGACAACTCGAATTGCTTGGGCAATCTCTTCTGGTGGCGTATCCTTGAGCAAATACCCGGCTGCCCCATAGCGTAGCGCTTGGGCGATGTACTCGTCATCATCATCGATCGTCAGTACCAAAACTCTCGCCTGGGGAAAGCGCTGACAAATCTCCTTAGTTGCTGCTACTCCATCCATCACCGGCATCCGAATATCCATCAGTACGACATCCGGTTTCAGTAATTCTACCTGGGAAATG
Proteins encoded in this window:
- a CDS encoding response regulator transcription factor, with amino-acid sequence MIRILLVDDQSLIRRGLSELLKYEDCFEVVGEAENGKAAISQVELLKPDVVLMDIRMPVMDGVAATKEICQRFPQARVLVLTIDDDDEYIAQALRYGAAGYLLKDTPPEEIAQAIRVVHKGYTHLGPGLAQKIIAQIPPPAPSPPPGWAELTPREQEILKLIGTGASNREIAQTLHISEKTVKNHVTSILHRLNLRDRTQVAIFANSFLPSLSN